A genomic segment from Candidatus Brocadia sinica JPN1 encodes:
- a CDS encoding methyltransferase yields MFITITDREEKTTGKEELFLDNQFRVASRSGLNVTEIQIIGVLKELSSPKRILFLENRTGVCGIVASALYPEAETTIHCLDLYYANKIKRNLSKNGVSSVTVCCKPYVEQRESFDVIFLQLSKGGATKELVLDFIQQIHQALQPGGKGFFSLEGNDPWMQNQMKRIFGGFTFYSRSKTGCCIVAKKKERLKRVRNFQAELTMTIFGKKPIQLLTIPGVFSHREVDQGTLALAEIAVGESQKNDAALDMGCGCGAVGISVAVNQDVSKVCFIDSNSRAVYITEKNCKLNGLECYEVLLQDTGIEEEQEFTLFTGNPPYFTHYKISELFINTAYKALKPGGRAYIVAKTATWHHTCMKNIFGNAERIKRRGYEIIKSLK; encoded by the coding sequence GTGTTCATTACTATTACAGACCGGGAAGAGAAGACGACAGGAAAAGAAGAGTTGTTTTTGGACAACCAATTCAGGGTTGCATCCCGTTCTGGTTTGAATGTTACCGAGATACAAATTATTGGAGTTCTCAAAGAACTTTCCAGTCCGAAAAGAATTCTTTTTCTTGAAAACAGGACCGGCGTGTGTGGAATTGTTGCAAGTGCCTTATATCCTGAAGCAGAGACAACAATCCATTGTCTGGATTTATATTATGCCAATAAAATAAAGAGGAATCTGTCAAAAAACGGTGTTTCCTCTGTAACGGTTTGTTGTAAGCCATATGTGGAGCAGAGAGAGAGTTTTGACGTGATTTTTCTCCAATTATCTAAGGGAGGCGCCACAAAGGAATTGGTGCTGGATTTCATTCAGCAAATCCATCAAGCATTGCAACCAGGAGGGAAAGGCTTTTTTTCTCTGGAAGGGAATGACCCCTGGATGCAAAATCAGATGAAAAGGATCTTTGGCGGCTTCACTTTTTATTCCCGGAGTAAAACAGGTTGCTGTATCGTTGCAAAAAAGAAGGAAAGGCTCAAACGAGTAAGGAATTTTCAGGCAGAGCTTACCATGACGATTTTTGGGAAAAAGCCCATCCAACTCCTCACGATTCCTGGCGTTTTTTCGCACAGGGAAGTAGATCAGGGCACATTGGCCCTTGCGGAAATTGCGGTTGGAGAATCTCAAAAAAACGATGCGGCACTGGACATGGGCTGTGGATGCGGGGCTGTTGGGATTTCGGTTGCTGTAAATCAGGACGTAAGTAAAGTATGCTTTATAGATTCAAACTCGCGTGCCGTATACATAACGGAAAAGAATTGCAAGCTCAACGGCCTGGAATGTTATGAAGTGTTGTTGCAAGATACAGGGATAGAGGAAGAACAGGAATTCACCCTTTTTACGGGTAATCCACCCTATTTTACTCATTACAAAATTTCTGAACTCTTTATTAACACAGCATACAAGGCACTGAAACCGGGCGGGAGGGCTTATATTGTGGCAAAAACAGCAACATGGCACCATACCTGTATGAAAAATATTTTTGGTAACGCAGAACGAATCAAAAGAAGAGGTTATGAGATTATAAAATCGCTGAAGTAA
- a CDS encoding CDGSH iron-sulfur domain-containing protein, translating into MKKQMPMIIELEPGTYQWCACGNTKNEPFCDGSHKGTDKAPHMFKIVLKRKYNICNCYLTKNPPFCDGICRRVKIAEA; encoded by the coding sequence ATGAAGAAGCAGATGCCGATGATTATTGAGTTAGAACCAGGTACGTATCAGTGGTGTGCCTGCGGGAATACGAAAAACGAACCGTTCTGTGATGGCTCACACAAAGGAACTGATAAAGCACCACATATGTTCAAAATCGTACTGAAAAGAAAATATAATATTTGCAATTGCTATTTAACAAAAAATCCACCATTTTGTGATGGTATATGTC